One segment of Amycolatopsis alba DSM 44262 DNA contains the following:
- a CDS encoding DUF349 domain-containing protein, producing the protein MAQENTSTGTPAPHPVPHALGGGHAAPPVPPAEPSPSAWGRVDEEGTVYVTTADGERAVGVWQAGSPDEGLLHYARRFDDLRTEVELLETRLESGAGDPKHALATATQLRDGLAEAAVVGDIAALSGRIEQVIAHAEKALASAKQEREEARAAAVVRKQALADEAEKLAAESTQWKAAGDRLRAILDEWKTVKGVDRKTDDELWKRFSKAREAFNRRRGSHFAELDKQRAGAKNRKEELIAEAEAISESSDWGDTAGRYKDLMTEWKAAGRAPKDSDEALWQRFRAAQDKFFARRSSVFSERDAEFAANAQQKEELLVEAEKIDPAANLDAAKQHLRKIQEQWDEIGKVPRERIRELDGRLKTVQDGIKSAEDSKWRRTDPEAQARAAQFRERVEQFESQAEKARAAGDERRAKKADEQAAQWREWLEAAEAAIADR; encoded by the coding sequence ATGGCCCAGGAGAACACGTCCACCGGTACCCCGGCACCGCACCCCGTGCCGCACGCGCTCGGTGGCGGGCACGCCGCACCCCCCGTGCCGCCCGCCGAGCCGAGCCCGTCCGCTTGGGGCAGGGTCGACGAAGAAGGAACTGTCTACGTCACCACGGCCGACGGCGAGCGTGCGGTCGGTGTGTGGCAGGCCGGGAGCCCGGACGAGGGTCTGCTCCACTACGCGCGCCGCTTCGACGACCTGCGCACCGAGGTCGAGCTGCTGGAGACGCGGCTGGAGTCCGGCGCGGGCGACCCGAAGCACGCGCTGGCGACGGCCACGCAGCTGCGTGACGGCCTCGCCGAAGCCGCCGTCGTCGGCGACATCGCCGCGCTGAGCGGCCGCATCGAGCAGGTCATCGCCCACGCCGAGAAGGCGCTGGCCTCGGCCAAGCAGGAGCGCGAAGAGGCCCGCGCGGCCGCCGTCGTCCGCAAGCAGGCGCTCGCCGACGAAGCCGAGAAGCTGGCCGCCGAGTCGACGCAGTGGAAGGCCGCCGGAGACCGGCTGCGCGCCATCCTGGACGAGTGGAAGACCGTCAAGGGTGTCGACCGCAAGACCGACGACGAGCTGTGGAAGCGGTTCTCCAAGGCCCGCGAGGCGTTCAACCGGCGCCGCGGCTCGCACTTCGCCGAGCTCGACAAGCAGCGCGCGGGTGCCAAGAACCGCAAGGAAGAGCTGATCGCCGAGGCCGAGGCGATCTCGGAGTCGTCGGACTGGGGCGACACGGCGGGCCGCTACAAGGACCTGATGACCGAGTGGAAGGCCGCCGGTCGCGCGCCCAAGGACAGCGACGAGGCCCTCTGGCAGCGCTTCCGCGCCGCGCAGGACAAGTTCTTCGCGCGCCGGTCTTCGGTGTTCTCCGAGCGGGACGCCGAGTTCGCGGCCAACGCGCAGCAAAAGGAGGAACTGCTCGTCGAGGCCGAGAAGATCGACCCCGCGGCGAACCTCGACGCGGCGAAGCAGCACCTGCGCAAGATCCAGGAGCAGTGGGACGAGATCGGCAAGGTCCCGCGCGAGCGCATCCGCGAGCTGGACGGTCGCCTGAAGACCGTGCAGGACGGGATCAAGTCGGCCGAGGACAGCAAGTGGCGCCGGACGGACCCGGAGGCGCAGGCCAGGGCGGCGCAGTTCCGCGAGCGGGTCGAGCAGTTCGAGTCGCAGGCGGAGAAGGCCCGTGCGGCAGGCGACGAACGCCGCGCGAAGAAGGCGGACGAGCAGGCCGCGCAGTGGCGTGAGTGGCTCGAAGCGGCGGAAGCGGCCATCGCGGACCGGTAA
- the miaB gene encoding tRNA (N6-isopentenyl adenosine(37)-C2)-methylthiotransferase MiaB, producing MERRPRTLGVEMSARTYQIRTFGCQMNVHDSERLAGQLEDAGYVPGDGEATPDLIVFNTCAVRENADNKLYGTLGHIRPQKTAKPGMQIAVGGCLAQKDRGEIVKRAPWVDVVFGTHNIGALPTLLERARHNAEAEVEILESLETFPSTLPAKRDSAYAGWVSISVGCNNTCTFCIVPALRGKERDRRPGEILAEVEALVAEGVLEVTLLGQNVNSYGVEFGDRLAFGKLLRACGSVEGLERVRFTSPHPAAFTEDVIDAMAETPNVCHQLHMPLQSGSDRVLREMKRSYRSARYLKILDRVRESMPDAAITTDIIVGFPGETEEDFQATLDVVAQARFSSAFTFQYSIRPGTPAAEMDGQLPKEVVQERYERLVQLQNDISWDENKKIVGRRVELLVASGEGRKDTETQRMSGRARDGRLVHFTPTGALVDRSVRPGDVVETVVTYGAPHHLVADGDLLSHRRTKAGDNSEAGLRPKTSGVTLGLPSFGAPAVTPEPVSGCAL from the coding sequence ATGGAACGCCGCCCGCGTACCCTCGGAGTCGAGATGAGCGCGCGTACTTACCAGATCCGCACCTTCGGCTGCCAGATGAACGTGCATGACTCCGAACGTCTTGCCGGGCAGCTCGAGGACGCCGGCTACGTTCCGGGTGACGGCGAGGCCACACCCGACCTGATCGTGTTCAACACCTGCGCGGTGCGGGAGAACGCGGACAACAAGCTGTACGGCACCCTGGGGCACATCCGGCCGCAGAAGACCGCGAAACCGGGCATGCAGATCGCCGTCGGCGGCTGCCTCGCGCAGAAGGACCGCGGCGAGATCGTCAAGCGCGCGCCCTGGGTCGACGTCGTGTTCGGCACGCACAACATCGGCGCGCTGCCGACGCTGCTGGAACGCGCGCGGCACAACGCCGAGGCCGAGGTCGAGATCCTCGAATCGCTCGAGACCTTCCCCTCGACGCTCCCGGCGAAGCGCGACTCGGCGTACGCGGGCTGGGTGTCGATTTCGGTCGGCTGCAACAACACCTGCACCTTCTGCATCGTCCCGGCGCTGCGCGGCAAGGAACGCGACCGCCGCCCCGGCGAGATCCTGGCCGAGGTCGAGGCGCTCGTGGCCGAAGGCGTGCTCGAAGTGACCCTGCTCGGCCAGAACGTGAACTCCTACGGCGTCGAATTCGGCGACCGGCTCGCCTTCGGCAAGCTCCTGCGCGCCTGCGGTTCGGTGGAGGGCCTGGAGCGCGTCCGCTTCACTTCGCCGCATCCGGCGGCGTTCACCGAAGACGTCATCGACGCGATGGCCGAGACGCCGAACGTGTGCCACCAGCTGCACATGCCGCTGCAGTCCGGCTCGGACCGGGTGCTGCGCGAGATGAAGCGGTCCTACCGGTCGGCGCGCTACCTCAAGATCCTCGACCGCGTGCGCGAGTCGATGCCCGACGCCGCGATCACCACCGACATCATCGTCGGCTTCCCCGGCGAGACCGAGGAAGACTTCCAGGCGACGCTCGACGTCGTCGCGCAGGCGCGGTTCTCCAGCGCGTTCACCTTCCAGTACTCGATCCGGCCCGGCACGCCCGCCGCCGAGATGGACGGGCAGCTGCCGAAGGAGGTCGTGCAGGAGCGCTACGAACGGCTCGTCCAGCTGCAGAACGACATCTCCTGGGACGAGAACAAGAAGATCGTCGGACGCCGGGTCGAGCTGCTGGTCGCCTCCGGTGAGGGTCGCAAGGACACCGAGACCCAGCGGATGAGCGGCCGCGCCCGTGACGGCAGGCTCGTCCACTTCACGCCGACGGGAGCCCTGGTCGACCGCTCGGTGCGGCCGGGTGACGTCGTCGAGACCGTGGTGACCTACGGCGCCCCGCACCACCTGGTCGCCGATGGTGACCTGCTGTCGCACCGGCGCACGAAGGCGGGCGACAACTCCGAGGCCGGACTCCGGCCGAAGACCAGCGGCGTGACCTTGGGGCTGCCGAGCTTCGGCGCCCCCGCCGTCACACCGGAACCGGTGAGCGGGTGTGCACTGTGA
- a CDS encoding TAXI family TRAP transporter solute-binding subunit encodes MRRPGVLAAVIAVVCALVTGCGPDLSDTNVRIAAGLNGGVYDKLAEALATAWASQLGTRRPEIQETQGSLDNVNRVRAGKADVAFVAADVATENTAGLAALARVHDDYLHVIVRADSSIQSFTQLRGRKVAIGSPDSGVEFLSKQLLKASGLTGAIDRRNLGLTEALPALENRQIDAVIWSGGLPTPSITERIRTVGLRLLDITDLADALRESSPVYRTATIPVTAYNLSQPVTTLVLPNFLVVPTSMRDDVAEALVRGLFDARGQLVEAAGAALSIDVHPAIETSPLPLHPGALRYFRSLKD; translated from the coding sequence ATGAGGAGACCAGGCGTACTGGCGGCGGTGATCGCCGTGGTCTGCGCCCTGGTCACCGGGTGCGGACCGGATCTGTCCGACACGAACGTGCGGATCGCGGCGGGGCTCAACGGCGGCGTCTACGACAAACTGGCCGAGGCGCTGGCCACCGCGTGGGCCTCGCAGCTGGGCACCCGGCGGCCCGAGATCCAGGAGACGCAGGGTTCACTGGACAACGTCAACCGGGTGCGCGCGGGCAAGGCCGACGTCGCGTTCGTGGCCGCCGACGTCGCCACCGAGAACACCGCCGGGCTGGCCGCGCTGGCCCGTGTGCACGACGACTACCTGCACGTCATCGTCCGCGCCGACTCTTCGATCCAGTCGTTCACCCAGCTTCGCGGGCGCAAGGTCGCGATCGGCTCGCCGGATTCGGGCGTCGAGTTCCTGTCGAAGCAGCTGCTGAAGGCGTCCGGGCTGACCGGCGCGATCGACCGGCGCAACCTCGGGCTCACCGAGGCGCTGCCCGCGCTGGAGAACCGGCAGATCGACGCGGTCATCTGGTCGGGTGGCCTGCCGACGCCGTCGATCACGGAACGGATCCGGACGGTCGGGCTGCGGCTGCTCGACATCACCGACCTGGCGGACGCCCTGCGGGAGAGCAGCCCGGTGTACCGCACGGCGACCATCCCGGTGACCGCCTACAACCTGTCGCAGCCGGTGACCACGCTCGTCCTGCCGAACTTCCTGGTGGTGCCCACGTCGATGCGCGACGACGTCGCCGAGGCGCTGGTGCGCGGGCTGTTCGACGCGCGGGGTCAGCTGGTCGAGGCGGCCGGGGCGGCGCTGTCGATCGACGTCCATCCCGCCATCGAGACCTCTCCTCTGCCGCTGCATCCCGGTGCGCTGCGGTACTTCCGGTCGCTCAAGGACTAG
- a CDS encoding sensor histidine kinase: MRVRLQAIVLTLVAALVFGLGIPLALSVAASVQLDLFLDRLTDTSRFASLAQRPLVENRPDLIVDELRRYTEVYGVPVAIADQDGEAVARGPEAAAIDLKDPVIAAHLQEALAGRRSEPGPLLMPWTTEPLVLAEPILIDGEVRGAVITVSSTGKARTELLWWWLLIAAGAVLAFGFALLIAVPVVRWILRPVRRLDDATGALVAAVVSGREVKRVEESGGPPELRQLERSFDRMAASVDEALSAQRAFVADASHQLRNPLTALKIRLGNLDGHVDDDLAAADLEAAVVDARRLNQILDELLSLARAEASGGELVPVGLDEVVGARVADWTVVGAARDIPLAASGLGGGLRVRTPARGLEVVLDALLDNALKFTEPGTEVTVTVGVVGEKVEIAVRDHGPGLRDDELERAADRFWRSTAHQNVPGSGLGLAIVTEIMIRSDGSLRLSSPEGGGLEVTVTLPVAGGASP; this comes from the coding sequence GTGCGCGTCCGGCTCCAGGCGATCGTGCTGACGCTGGTCGCGGCGCTCGTGTTCGGCCTCGGCATCCCGCTCGCGCTCAGCGTGGCGGCCAGTGTGCAGCTCGACCTCTTCCTCGACCGGCTCACCGACACTTCCCGGTTCGCGTCGCTGGCCCAGCGCCCGCTGGTGGAGAACCGGCCGGACCTGATCGTGGACGAGCTCCGCCGCTACACCGAGGTCTACGGGGTGCCGGTCGCGATCGCCGACCAGGACGGCGAGGCCGTGGCCCGAGGGCCCGAGGCGGCCGCGATCGACCTCAAGGACCCCGTCATCGCCGCACATCTGCAAGAGGCGCTGGCGGGACGGCGTTCCGAGCCGGGACCGCTGCTGATGCCGTGGACCACCGAGCCGCTGGTGCTGGCCGAGCCGATCCTCATCGACGGCGAGGTGCGGGGCGCGGTGATCACCGTGTCCTCGACCGGCAAGGCCCGCACCGAACTGCTGTGGTGGTGGCTGCTCATCGCGGCGGGCGCGGTGCTGGCCTTCGGGTTCGCGCTGCTGATCGCGGTGCCGGTGGTGCGCTGGATCCTGCGCCCCGTCCGGCGGCTCGACGACGCCACCGGCGCACTGGTCGCCGCCGTGGTCAGCGGGCGCGAGGTGAAACGGGTCGAGGAATCCGGCGGGCCGCCGGAACTGCGCCAGCTCGAACGGTCCTTCGACCGGATGGCCGCCAGCGTCGACGAGGCACTGTCGGCGCAGCGCGCGTTCGTCGCCGACGCCTCCCACCAGCTGCGGAACCCGTTGACCGCGTTGAAGATCCGGCTCGGCAACCTCGACGGCCACGTCGACGACGACCTGGCCGCCGCGGACCTCGAAGCCGCCGTCGTCGACGCGCGACGGCTCAACCAGATCCTCGACGAACTCCTCTCGCTGGCCCGCGCCGAGGCCTCCGGCGGCGAGCTGGTCCCGGTCGGCCTCGACGAGGTGGTGGGCGCCAGGGTCGCCGACTGGACCGTGGTCGGCGCGGCGCGCGACATCCCGCTGGCCGCGTCCGGGCTGGGCGGCGGACTGCGGGTGCGCACCCCCGCGCGCGGGCTCGAAGTCGTGCTCGACGCGCTGCTGGACAACGCGCTCAAGTTCACCGAGCCGGGGACGGAGGTCACCGTCACCGTCGGCGTCGTGGGGGAGAAGGTCGAGATCGCCGTCCGCGACCACGGGCCCGGCCTCCGCGACGACGAACTCGAGCGCGCCGCGGACCGGTTCTGGCGCAGCACCGCACACCAGAACGTGCCCGGATCCGGCCTCGGCCTGGCGATCGTCACCGAGATCATGATCCGCTCGGACGGCTCGCTGCGGCTGAGCTCACCCGAGGGCGGCGGGCTCGAAGTGACCGTGACCCTGCCGGTCGCCGGCGGTGCTAGTCCTTGA
- a CDS encoding response regulator transcription factor codes for MRVLLVEDDDRVAGALTPALARRGLTIKRLASGAGVLDLVHEVDVVLLDLGLPDIDGIVLCRRIREVSDVAVIVVSARGEVDDRIQGLRSGADDYLVKPYDVDELVARVEAVRRRRGERPAAPEPPGVIQAGDVSVDIGRHEVQVDGQPVSLSRKEFQVLALVVTARGAVCARDHVLNEVWGHRGPAESRSLDVHVATLRTKLGRPALIETVRGVGYRLGGAYGPAEEG; via the coding sequence GTGCGGGTACTGCTGGTGGAGGACGACGACCGGGTGGCGGGCGCCCTGACGCCCGCGCTGGCGCGGCGCGGCCTGACGATCAAACGCCTGGCCTCCGGCGCCGGGGTGCTCGATCTGGTGCACGAGGTCGACGTCGTGCTGCTCGACCTGGGGCTCCCCGATATCGACGGGATCGTCCTGTGCCGCCGGATCCGCGAGGTCAGCGACGTCGCGGTGATCGTCGTTTCGGCGCGGGGCGAGGTCGACGACCGGATCCAGGGCCTGCGGTCCGGTGCCGACGACTATCTGGTGAAGCCCTACGACGTCGACGAGCTCGTCGCCAGGGTCGAGGCCGTACGTCGTCGCCGCGGTGAACGCCCGGCCGCGCCAGAACCGCCCGGCGTCATCCAGGCGGGTGATGTCTCGGTCGATATCGGGCGCCACGAGGTGCAGGTCGACGGGCAGCCGGTTTCGTTGTCCCGCAAAGAGTTCCAGGTACTCGCGCTGGTGGTCACCGCCCGCGGGGCGGTCTGCGCCCGTGACCACGTGCTGAACGAGGTCTGGGGGCATCGGGGACCGGCGGAGAGCCGCTCGCTCGACGTCCACGTCGCCACCCTGCGGACCAAACTGGGCAGGCCCGCGCTGATCGAGACCGTCCGCGGCGTCGGGTACCGCCTCGGCGGCGCCTACGGCCCGGCCGAAGAGGGCTGA
- a CDS encoding amino acid ABC transporter ATP-binding protein, which yields MIKAAAVNKYFGDLHVLKEINFEVPRGQVVVVLGPSGSGKSTLCRAINRLEPINSGEIAVDGVPLPAEGKALAALRADVGMVFQSFNLFAHKTILENVMLAPMKVRKVNSAEARKTAMDLLERVGIANQADKYPAQLSGGQQQRVAIARALAMRPKVMLFDEPTSALDPEMVQEVLDVMTTLAKDGMTMLVVTHEMGFARRAANRVVFMSDGEIVEDSTPDDFFTKPKTDRAKDFLGKILTH from the coding sequence ATGATCAAGGCGGCCGCCGTGAACAAGTACTTCGGCGACCTGCACGTGCTCAAGGAGATCAACTTCGAGGTGCCGCGTGGGCAGGTCGTGGTGGTGCTCGGGCCGTCCGGGTCTGGCAAGTCGACGCTGTGCCGGGCGATCAACCGGCTGGAACCCATCAACTCCGGCGAGATCGCGGTGGACGGCGTTCCGCTGCCCGCCGAAGGGAAGGCGCTGGCCGCGCTGCGCGCCGACGTCGGCATGGTGTTCCAGTCGTTCAACCTGTTCGCGCACAAGACGATCCTCGAGAACGTCATGCTCGCGCCGATGAAGGTCCGCAAGGTCAACTCGGCCGAAGCCCGCAAGACCGCGATGGACCTGCTCGAACGCGTCGGCATCGCCAACCAGGCCGACAAGTACCCCGCGCAGCTTTCCGGCGGGCAGCAGCAGCGCGTGGCGATCGCCCGCGCGCTGGCCATGCGCCCCAAGGTGATGCTGTTCGACGAGCCGACCTCGGCACTGGACCCGGAAATGGTCCAGGAGGTCCTCGACGTGATGACCACGCTCGCGAAGGACGGGATGACGATGCTCGTCGTCACGCATGAGATGGGCTTCGCGCGGCGCGCGGCGAACCGGGTGGTGTTCATGTCCGACGGCGAGATCGTCGAGGACTCCACCCCGGACGACTTCTTCACCAAGCCGAAGACGGACCGTGCCAAGGACTTCCTCGGCAAGATCCTGACCCACTGA
- a CDS encoding glutamate ABC transporter substrate-binding protein, translated as MRLNRVLRMSAAVVAAGLALSACGGGGSDAGSGSSGAKNVVAKAKNDKKLTIGIKFDQPGLGQKQQDGSYAGFDVDVAKYIAKELGVEESGITWKEAQSAQREDLIKKGEVDYIVATYSITDKRKNDVSFAGPYFIAHQDLLVRADSTDITGPESLTGNKKLCSVKGSTPAQNVKEKYAKEVQLEERGKYTDCVTSLLNKTVDAMTTDDVILAGYAAQQPGKLKLVGKGFTDEKYGVGLKKDDTESITAINNAIKKMQQDGAWKAALEKNVGPSGYKIPEPPAIS; from the coding sequence ATGCGGTTGAACCGAGTTCTGCGAATGAGCGCGGCCGTCGTGGCGGCCGGTCTCGCCCTGTCCGCCTGTGGCGGCGGCGGGTCCGACGCCGGCAGCGGCTCCAGCGGCGCCAAGAACGTGGTGGCGAAGGCCAAGAACGACAAGAAGCTGACCATCGGCATCAAGTTCGACCAGCCGGGCCTCGGCCAGAAGCAGCAGGACGGCAGCTATGCCGGGTTCGACGTCGACGTGGCGAAGTACATCGCCAAGGAGCTCGGCGTCGAAGAGTCGGGGATCACGTGGAAGGAAGCGCAGTCCGCGCAGCGTGAGGACCTGATCAAGAAGGGTGAGGTCGACTACATCGTCGCCACCTACTCGATCACCGACAAGCGCAAGAACGACGTGTCCTTCGCGGGCCCGTACTTCATCGCCCACCAGGACCTGCTGGTCCGCGCCGACTCCACCGACATCACCGGCCCGGAGTCGCTGACCGGCAACAAGAAGCTCTGCTCGGTCAAGGGTTCCACCCCGGCGCAGAACGTCAAGGAAAAGTACGCCAAGGAAGTTCAGCTCGAAGAGCGCGGCAAGTACACCGACTGCGTCACCTCGCTGCTCAACAAGACCGTCGACGCGATGACCACCGATGACGTGATCCTCGCCGGCTACGCCGCGCAGCAGCCCGGCAAGCTGAAGCTGGTCGGCAAGGGCTTCACCGACGAGAAGTACGGCGTCGGCCTGAAGAAGGACGACACCGAGAGCATCACCGCGATCAACAACGCGATCAAGAAGATGCAGCAGGACGGCGCGTGGAAGGCCGCTCTGGAGAAGAACGTCGGCCCGTCGGGCTACAAGATCCCGGAGCCCCCGGCCATCTCGTGA
- a CDS encoding amino acid ABC transporter permease: MSTLFDFLDNPNYDLLGAFWMTIKLTFFSAIGSLIWGTILVGMRVSPVPIMRAFGTAYVNIFRNTPLTVIIVFTSLGLSSTLGINLASQDSTTSLEDNAFRLAILGFIAYTATFVCESLRSGINTVPVGQAEAARALGLGFFQVLTLIVLPQAFRSVIAPLTNVMIALLKNTTVASIIGVAEASLLMSTMVENESDSLLLVFLIFALGFVILVLPLGLLLGWVAKKVEVKR, from the coding sequence TTGAGCACCTTGTTCGATTTCCTCGACAATCCCAATTACGACTTGCTCGGCGCCTTCTGGATGACGATCAAGCTGACCTTCTTCTCCGCCATCGGTTCCCTGATCTGGGGGACGATCCTGGTGGGGATGCGGGTGAGCCCGGTTCCGATCATGCGGGCGTTCGGCACCGCCTACGTCAACATCTTCCGGAACACCCCGCTGACGGTGATCATCGTCTTCACGTCGCTGGGATTGTCCTCCACGCTGGGGATCAACCTGGCCTCGCAGGATTCGACGACGTCGTTGGAGGACAACGCCTTCCGGCTCGCGATCCTCGGCTTCATCGCCTACACGGCGACGTTCGTCTGTGAATCGCTGCGGTCGGGCATCAACACCGTCCCGGTCGGCCAGGCCGAAGCGGCCCGCGCGCTGGGCCTCGGCTTCTTCCAGGTGCTGACGCTGATCGTGCTGCCGCAGGCGTTCCGGTCGGTGATCGCGCCGCTGACCAACGTCATGATCGCGCTGCTGAAGAACACCACGGTCGCTTCGATCATCGGTGTCGCCGAAGCCTCGCTGCTGATGTCGACGATGGTGGAGAACGAGTCCGACTCGCTGCTCCTGGTCTTCCTCATCTTCGCCCTCGGGTTCGTCATCCTGGTCCTCCCCCTCGGCCTGCTGCTGGGCTGGGTCGCCAAGAAGGTCGAGGTCAAGCGATGA
- a CDS encoding amino acid ABC transporter permease — protein sequence MSSTQTVLYDIPGPKARARNWLYSVLFVLVLALVVYLVYTGFDEKGQWAGALWKPFVDGATWTQFLLPGLLNTLKAAGLSIVIALPIGALLGIGRLSEHKWIRLPVSWIVEFFRAIPVLLLMVFAAAFYAYYTGIDSEIRPLFAAVTGLVLYNGSVLAEVFRAGILALPKGQAEASSALGLRKTQTMINVLLPQAVTLMLPALVSQLVVILKDTALAGQLTIGFDELIRASGPLTGLYSNTIPTLIVVAIIFIVLNLLLTQFARWLENKLARRKKAPKGAAPVMAATANVVLTRDDASGGAL from the coding sequence ATGAGCAGCACGCAGACCGTCCTGTACGACATCCCCGGTCCCAAGGCACGGGCACGGAACTGGCTCTACAGCGTTCTTTTCGTACTCGTCCTGGCGCTGGTGGTCTACCTCGTCTACACCGGCTTCGACGAGAAGGGCCAGTGGGCGGGCGCGCTCTGGAAGCCCTTCGTCGACGGTGCGACGTGGACACAATTCCTCCTTCCGGGGCTGCTCAACACCTTGAAGGCGGCCGGGCTTTCGATCGTGATCGCGCTGCCGATCGGTGCGCTGCTGGGCATCGGACGGCTGTCCGAGCACAAGTGGATCCGGCTGCCGGTCAGCTGGATCGTCGAGTTCTTCCGGGCCATCCCGGTGCTGCTGCTGATGGTCTTCGCCGCGGCCTTCTACGCGTACTACACCGGCATCGACTCCGAGATCCGCCCGCTTTTCGCCGCGGTGACCGGTCTGGTGCTCTACAACGGTTCAGTCCTGGCCGAGGTGTTCCGGGCGGGCATCCTGGCGCTGCCCAAGGGGCAGGCGGAGGCGTCGTCCGCGCTGGGCCTGCGCAAGACCCAGACGATGATCAACGTCCTGCTTCCGCAGGCGGTCACGCTGATGCTGCCCGCGCTGGTCAGCCAGCTGGTCGTCATCCTGAAGGACACCGCGCTGGCCGGTCAGCTGACCATCGGTTTCGACGAGCTGATCCGGGCTTCCGGTCCGCTCACCGGTCTCTACAGCAACACGATCCCGACGCTGATCGTCGTCGCGATCATCTTCATCGTGCTGAACCTGCTCCTGACCCAGTTCGCCCGCTGGCTGGAGAACAAGCTGGCCCGGCGGAAGAAGGCGCCCAAGGGCGCCGCGCCGGTCATGGCGGCGACAGCGAATGTCGTCCTCACCCGCGACGACGCGAGCGGCGGGGCGCTGTAG
- a CDS encoding class I SAM-dependent methyltransferase → MADQAGALLEALPDLAGRAVLVVGCGDGRFPRLFRGNGARRVVGVDADQALIAVAQREEERDPAGISYEVHQLARLPVMGTFDIVTAFLDSPGPLGRVAASLAPGGLLVIVAPTGISLEESLRDNGFQDIVRHRHESGDVHSARKAS, encoded by the coding sequence ATGGCGGACCAGGCCGGGGCGTTGCTCGAAGCGCTGCCGGACCTGGCGGGCAGGGCGGTCCTGGTCGTCGGGTGCGGCGATGGCCGCTTTCCCCGTCTGTTCCGCGGCAACGGTGCCCGCCGGGTGGTCGGGGTCGACGCGGATCAGGCGCTGATCGCGGTGGCGCAACGCGAAGAGGAACGCGACCCGGCCGGGATCTCCTACGAGGTCCACCAGCTCGCCCGGCTGCCGGTGATGGGGACCTTCGACATCGTGACAGCGTTTCTGGACTCGCCCGGCCCGCTCGGCCGCGTCGCGGCGAGCCTCGCACCCGGCGGACTGCTCGTGATCGTCGCGCCCACCGGGATCTCGCTGGAGGAAAGCTTGCGTGACAACGGTTTCCAGGACATCGTGCGGCACCGCCACGAAAGCGGCGACGTGCACAGCGCCCGCAAGGCGTCCTGA
- a CDS encoding succinate dehydrogenase/fumarate reductase iron-sulfur subunit has product MSYKASFRVWRGDADSGELQDYSVEVNEGEVVLDIIHRLQATQASDLAVRWNCKAGKCGSCSAEINGKPRLLCMTRMSTFTEDEVITVTPMRTFPVIRDLVTDVSFNYTKAREIPSFTPPPELKPGEYRMQQVDVERSQEFRKCIECFLCQNTCHVVRDHEENKEAFAGPRYLMRIAELEMHPLDVADRRDEAQEEHGLGYCNITKCCSDVCPEGIHITDNALIPMKERVADRKYDPIVWLGNKLFRRDK; this is encoded by the coding sequence ATGAGCTACAAGGCGAGTTTCCGGGTCTGGCGCGGCGACGCCGATTCCGGTGAGCTGCAGGACTACAGCGTCGAGGTCAACGAGGGCGAGGTCGTCCTCGACATCATCCACCGGTTGCAGGCCACCCAGGCCTCGGATCTGGCGGTGCGGTGGAACTGCAAGGCGGGTAAATGCGGTTCGTGCTCGGCGGAGATCAACGGCAAACCGCGGCTGCTGTGCATGACCCGGATGTCGACCTTCACCGAGGACGAGGTCATCACCGTGACGCCGATGCGGACGTTCCCGGTGATCCGCGACCTGGTGACCGACGTGTCGTTCAACTACACGAAGGCACGGGAGATCCCGTCGTTCACCCCGCCGCCGGAGCTGAAGCCGGGGGAGTACCGGATGCAGCAGGTCGACGTCGAGCGCTCGCAGGAGTTCCGCAAGTGCATCGAATGCTTCCTGTGCCAGAACACCTGTCACGTGGTGCGCGACCACGAGGAGAACAAGGAGGCCTTCGCCGGGCCCCGGTACCTGATGCGGATCGCCGAACTCGAAATGCACCCCCTCGACGTCGCCGACCGGCGTGACGAGGCGCAGGAGGAGCACGGGCTCGGCTACTGCAACATCACCAAGTGCTGTTCGGACGTGTGCCCGGAGGGCATCCACATCACCGACAACGCGCTGATCCCGATGAAGGAACGCGTCGCGGACCGGAAGTACGACCCCATCGTGTGGCTGGGGAACAAGCTGTTCCGGCGGGACAAGTAG